A genomic region of Catalinimonas niigatensis contains the following coding sequences:
- a CDS encoding acyl-CoA dehydrogenase family protein, which translates to MYTITEQHELVRNSVRDFAETVIKPVARELDKQEKFSLEITRQMGDMGLCGMTISQEFGGQGMDYLSYIIAVEELARIDGSQAATIASHNSLGTGPLYNFGTQQQKEKYLPDLCSGKSLWAFGLTEPEAGSDSRGSKTSANLQDGKWAINGSKIFITNGATDITAGATVQVVSDKKGDKKEFSTIIVESGTPGFEASEMHGKLCWRASNTSQLFFDNCVVPEENLLGKRGEGSKIMLKTLDSGRLSIAAMGLGLAQGAYEMALAYAKERKQFGQPISKFQAIAFKLADMATKIELARNLLYKACWLKDNDKPFGKEAAMAKLYCSEIAKEVSDEAVQIHGGYGLMDEYDIERFYRDQRILQIGEGTSEIQRMVISRHIGC; encoded by the coding sequence ATGTATACTATAACAGAGCAACATGAATTGGTGCGAAATTCCGTGAGGGATTTTGCTGAGACGGTGATTAAGCCCGTTGCCCGTGAATTAGATAAGCAGGAAAAGTTTTCGCTGGAGATTACCCGTCAGATGGGCGATATGGGACTATGCGGAATGACGATTTCACAGGAGTTTGGCGGACAAGGGATGGATTATTTGTCCTACATCATTGCTGTAGAAGAACTCGCCCGTATTGATGGATCGCAAGCAGCTACCATCGCTTCGCATAACTCACTGGGTACAGGCCCCTTGTACAATTTTGGCACCCAGCAGCAGAAAGAGAAATATCTCCCTGATTTGTGTAGTGGGAAGTCACTTTGGGCTTTTGGACTAACCGAACCTGAGGCAGGGTCTGATTCCCGGGGAAGTAAAACTTCTGCTAACCTTCAGGATGGAAAATGGGCCATCAACGGTTCCAAAATCTTTATCACTAACGGTGCCACTGATATCACGGCCGGAGCGACAGTTCAGGTGGTCTCGGACAAAAAAGGAGATAAAAAAGAGTTTTCTACCATCATCGTAGAAAGTGGAACACCGGGATTTGAGGCCAGTGAAATGCATGGCAAACTATGCTGGAGAGCCTCCAATACTTCCCAGCTCTTTTTTGACAATTGTGTGGTGCCCGAAGAGAATTTGCTGGGCAAGAGAGGGGAAGGTTCTAAAATTATGCTCAAAACGCTGGACAGCGGACGCCTGTCTATAGCAGCAATGGGTTTAGGACTTGCACAGGGTGCGTATGAAATGGCTTTAGCCTATGCAAAAGAACGTAAACAGTTTGGACAGCCCATCAGTAAGTTTCAGGCAATCGCCTTTAAACTGGCGGATATGGCTACCAAGATAGAACTTGCCAGAAACCTATTGTATAAAGCCTGCTGGCTCAAAGACAATGACAAACCCTTTGGTAAAGAAGCCGCTATGGCTAAGTTGTACTGTTCGGAGATCGCCAAAGAAGTGTCTGATGAAGCAGTTCAGATTCATGGAGGCTATGGACTGATGGACGAATACGATATTGAGCGTTTTTACCGTGACCAGCGTATCCTCCAGATTGGAGAAGGCACCTCAGAAATCCAGCGCATGGTCATCTCCAGGCATATTGGGTGTTAA
- a CDS encoding acetyl/propionyl/methylcrotonyl-CoA carboxylase subunit alpha has product MFRKILIANRGEIAVRICRSAHALGIASLAVYAEDDQSSLHVSMATEAISLGEGKLSDTYLHIEKIIGIAQQYGCEAIHPGYGFLSENPAFVEACEKAGIVFIGPSSQAIKLMGNKIAARKFAKEAGVPITEGFSGSKEEILEKASDLLFPLLIKAAAGGGGKGMRIVQKASELEQAITSTSREALSYFGDDAVYVEQFLDEPRHIEVQILGDQQGNVVHLYERECSLQRRYQKIIEEAPSPTLDAKTREEIGQAAVKLAKAIPYSNAGTIEFLLDQKQQFYFLEMNTRIQVEHPITELTTGMDLVAEQIKIASGQPLSFAQEDIKQRGHAIECRIYAESPENNFLPSPGGISYYSPPKAANYRLDTFVDGPTVIQSSYDPMIAKLIVYGKDREQARADSMEALKNFAIHGIDTNIHYLLHLLKSEDFHQNQISTKYCDQETPRLLNEMQNEKENFPHLPIIAAGLGFELQAQDEKDQHSNSIWQEIGYWRLLPALQLTIDEKESKVELWKVRKGEYEILQNDQPNTFHILYKKEGKIVYEVNGKRYSAYVSLNENQSYQISLEGMLFHMKREDRLGSSEFVIKEGAQEGSADQLSSPMPGKVIQLNVKAGDEVKKGDVLLIVEAMKMENNIIAPKDAQVQEVYVSQDAMVDRNMPLVKLS; this is encoded by the coding sequence ATGTTCAGAAAAATACTTATCGCCAATCGTGGAGAAATCGCCGTAAGAATTTGTCGCTCGGCACATGCTTTGGGTATCGCTTCCCTGGCAGTCTATGCCGAAGATGATCAATCTTCCCTGCATGTCAGCATGGCTACAGAGGCCATTTCCTTAGGAGAAGGCAAACTCAGTGATACTTATTTGCATATTGAGAAAATCATTGGAATTGCTCAGCAATATGGTTGTGAGGCCATTCATCCCGGCTATGGGTTTCTTTCTGAAAACCCAGCCTTTGTGGAAGCTTGTGAAAAGGCAGGCATTGTTTTTATAGGCCCTTCTTCACAAGCTATCAAGCTGATGGGCAATAAGATCGCCGCCCGTAAGTTTGCCAAAGAAGCCGGAGTTCCTATCACCGAAGGTTTTAGCGGTAGTAAGGAGGAAATACTGGAGAAAGCTTCAGACTTACTTTTTCCTCTACTAATCAAAGCCGCCGCTGGTGGTGGCGGGAAAGGCATGCGCATTGTACAGAAAGCCTCAGAATTAGAACAAGCCATCACCTCTACCAGTCGTGAAGCATTGTCTTATTTTGGCGATGATGCCGTCTATGTAGAACAGTTTCTGGATGAACCTCGCCACATTGAAGTACAGATTTTAGGAGATCAGCAGGGCAATGTCGTACACCTTTATGAACGAGAATGTTCTCTGCAAAGGCGTTACCAGAAGATCATCGAAGAGGCCCCCTCTCCTACGTTGGATGCTAAAACCCGGGAAGAAATAGGGCAGGCAGCAGTGAAGCTTGCCAAAGCTATCCCTTACAGCAATGCCGGAACCATAGAATTTTTGCTGGATCAAAAGCAGCAGTTCTACTTCCTGGAAATGAATACCCGCATACAGGTAGAACATCCTATTACTGAACTGACTACCGGAATGGATCTGGTGGCCGAACAAATCAAAATAGCTTCAGGTCAACCCTTATCCTTTGCCCAGGAAGACATCAAACAGAGAGGACACGCCATTGAGTGCAGAATTTATGCTGAAAGTCCGGAGAATAACTTTTTACCTTCTCCAGGAGGCATCAGCTACTACTCGCCTCCCAAAGCAGCTAACTACCGCCTGGATACCTTTGTGGATGGTCCTACTGTGATCCAAAGCAGCTATGATCCCATGATTGCAAAACTCATTGTGTACGGTAAAGATCGGGAGCAGGCAAGAGCAGACAGTATGGAAGCTTTGAAAAACTTTGCCATACATGGCATTGACACCAATATTCACTACTTACTACATCTTTTGAAGTCTGAAGATTTTCATCAAAATCAGATTTCTACCAAATATTGCGATCAGGAGACACCCAGGCTTTTGAATGAAATGCAGAACGAAAAAGAAAACTTCCCTCATCTGCCCATCATTGCTGCCGGATTAGGTTTTGAACTTCAGGCACAGGATGAGAAAGACCAACACTCAAACAGCATTTGGCAGGAGATCGGATACTGGCGTCTTTTACCAGCCCTACAGTTAACCATAGATGAAAAAGAAAGTAAGGTAGAACTCTGGAAAGTTCGCAAAGGTGAGTACGAAATTTTGCAGAATGATCAGCCTAATACATTTCACATACTGTATAAAAAAGAAGGAAAAATCGTTTATGAAGTCAACGGGAAACGCTACTCAGCCTATGTTTCTCTCAACGAAAATCAAAGCTATCAGATCTCGCTGGAAGGTATGCTTTTTCATATGAAGCGTGAAGATAGATTAGGCAGTAGCGAGTTCGTCATAAAAGAAGGGGCACAAGAGGGTTCGGCAGACCAGCTTTCTTCTCCCATGCCCGGAAAAGTAATTCAGTTGAATGTAAAGGCAGGAGATGAAGTGAAAAAAGGAGATGTCTTACTTATTGTTGAAGCCATGAAAATGGAAAATAATATCATTGCTCCCAAAGATGCCCAGGTGCAGGAAGTGTATGTCAGTCAGGATGCTATGGTAGACCGAAATATGCCTCTGGTCAAACTTTCATAG
- a CDS encoding PASTA domain-containing protein: MNLFKVNSIKDVLIHLAIIVAIVITLLVLFFYVYLPSATNHGETVTIPDLEGIHLDDIDEFLTKRNLRYEVLTDSGYTAEYEPLTILNQHPVPGAKVKESRKVFLTLNAINPPQVKMPDLVDGSVKNAQLVLQSYGLERGNIKYVADLAQNAVLEQNYEGKPIEAGTYIPKGSKIDLVVGDGLGNTVLEVPDINGMDLEEAEFIVVGSGLKVGSILFQDPQYAGKDAREVLKNATPGERFVVVKQNPASERNVRIGVEVDIWLKLQDGNQDSILDEEEEEETTDLSETE; the protein is encoded by the coding sequence ATGAACCTGTTCAAAGTGAATTCTATCAAAGATGTACTGATACATCTTGCGATAATCGTAGCCATAGTGATCACTTTACTAGTGCTATTTTTTTATGTATACCTGCCCAGTGCTACCAATCATGGTGAGACTGTGACAATACCTGATCTGGAAGGCATCCATCTGGACGATATAGATGAGTTTCTGACCAAAAGAAATTTGCGGTACGAAGTACTTACAGACTCCGGATATACCGCTGAATATGAGCCTTTGACCATCCTTAATCAACACCCGGTGCCCGGTGCTAAGGTAAAGGAAAGCAGAAAAGTGTTTTTAACCCTGAATGCGATAAATCCTCCCCAGGTAAAGATGCCTGATCTGGTAGATGGCTCTGTAAAAAATGCACAGCTGGTGCTACAAAGCTACGGACTTGAAAGAGGGAACATCAAATATGTTGCGGATCTTGCTCAAAATGCAGTATTAGAGCAAAATTATGAGGGCAAGCCTATAGAGGCCGGAACGTATATCCCCAAAGGTTCAAAAATTGATTTGGTAGTTGGGGATGGCTTGGGAAATACCGTATTGGAAGTACCGGATATCAATGGAATGGATCTGGAAGAAGCTGAATTTATTGTAGTAGGATCAGGTTTGAAGGTAGGCAGTATTTTATTTCAGGACCCGCAGTATGCTGGAAAAGATGCCCGCGAGGTATTAAAGAATGCGACTCCTGGAGAGCGTTTTGTGGTAGTAAAGCAAAATCCAGCATCAGAGCGGAATGTGAGAATAGGCGTTGAAGTTGATATCTGGCTGAAACTACAGGATGGGAATCAGGATAGTATATTGGATGAAGAGGAAGAAGAAGAAACTACCGATCTTAGCGAAACAGAGTAA
- a CDS encoding enoyl-CoA hydratase-related protein has product MTHYDTIEFEVNNGIGTLWLNRPEVRNAFNNHMIRDIIDCLESIEHDPEILALVIRGRGKAFCAGADIHWMKSFSKRTYEEDYQENMHLARCFYMLYTFSKPTIAIAHGASFGGGNGLLAACDIAYCAENTIFAFSEVKIGIIPATISPYVIKRTGEFNARELMLSGKRFGCQEAYAKGLISHIYPEQALEEALEQLFNELRTNSPQAMASTKELIFTICKSSNFNETIDYTARMIADARASEQGQEGMSAFLEKRKPAWVKKRENVIIK; this is encoded by the coding sequence ATGACCCACTATGATACGATAGAATTTGAAGTTAACAATGGAATTGGCACCCTCTGGCTCAACCGCCCTGAGGTAAGAAATGCCTTTAACAATCATATGATTAGAGATATCATCGATTGCTTGGAATCCATTGAACATGATCCCGAGATACTGGCGCTGGTCATACGGGGAAGAGGCAAGGCATTTTGTGCCGGAGCGGATATCCACTGGATGAAAAGTTTTTCAAAACGTACGTATGAAGAAGATTATCAGGAAAATATGCATCTCGCACGTTGCTTTTATATGCTCTATACGTTTAGCAAACCAACTATCGCCATTGCTCATGGTGCGTCCTTTGGAGGAGGCAACGGTTTGCTGGCAGCCTGTGACATTGCCTACTGCGCCGAAAATACAATCTTCGCATTCAGTGAGGTAAAAATCGGTATTATTCCGGCTACCATCTCCCCTTACGTGATCAAACGTACCGGAGAATTTAATGCCCGTGAACTCATGCTTAGCGGTAAGCGATTTGGTTGCCAGGAAGCTTATGCCAAAGGTTTGATCAGCCACATTTATCCTGAGCAAGCCTTGGAAGAAGCTCTGGAGCAACTTTTCAATGAGTTGAGAACCAATTCGCCCCAGGCAATGGCCAGTACCAAAGAGCTTATCTTTACGATTTGCAAGAGCAGTAATTTCAATGAAACCATAGACTATACTGCCAGGATGATTGCCGATGCCCGTGCATCCGAACAGGGTCAGGAAGGTATGTCCGCATTTTTAGAAAAACGAAAGCCCGCCTGGGTAAAGAAAAGAGAGAACGTCATTATCAAGTAA
- a CDS encoding T9SS type A sorting domain-containing protein: MPNNSLTSKKNLCRTISLLFYILSSHFVTAQEHKHDAIINIIPIGNAVGQHFTNASIQQSNADTLVLPFWEDFSNANYNTTDNERFVPSPERWAEGSQTVRVNTGLDINAPTVGIATFDGVNENGRPYSTQPTEMGLADSLVSLPIDLSVVPVNQRQSVYFSFFWQQFGLGEFPDQEDSIRLQFKNAQNVWITQWSKSGGDTLITDQFTQEMIQVVNPGFFHNGFQFRFQSYNRLSGAFDTWNIDYIFFNSQRTASNTAYLDRALASLPTSPFGEYTAVPMKQFREAPERYLGSSSVEFYNLNVQLQPVRFTALLRDQVSGNIIQILNDDNALSPIPSGFDRRTITSNPLELAALDLDQDSLYVETEFNITSGDNYLVAQVVAGDTLFYTNVDYRVNDTVRATFVLDEQFAYDDGEAEFGVEINQNGGKIAYQFVAPKKDLLTHINIYFPPLARNQSATPFRLMVWQSLEDTLGEEVVLRAQQAQTSASDQINQFTSFELSSPVVVEDTFYIGYEQQGESFIAIGFDKNTNASDKTFYNVTGEWAQDSVLRGSLMMRPGFDKSRNVTGSDDPVIVEKEELQIFPNPSSGSFKVSQPFVELYIYDVTGKLLKHFVSDGYSQESVETNLTKGVYLVRIFAQGEYSSRKLIIQ, from the coding sequence TTGCCAAACAACTCACTTACTTCTAAAAAAAATCTATGCCGGACGATATCACTACTTTTTTATATACTGAGTAGCCATTTCGTTACAGCACAAGAGCATAAGCATGATGCGATCATCAACATTATTCCTATAGGGAATGCTGTAGGTCAGCACTTCACCAATGCAAGTATTCAGCAATCAAATGCCGACACATTGGTACTGCCTTTTTGGGAAGACTTTTCAAACGCTAATTATAATACTACTGACAATGAAAGGTTTGTACCCTCTCCCGAGCGCTGGGCAGAGGGCAGTCAGACGGTAAGGGTCAATACAGGGTTAGACATCAATGCTCCAACCGTAGGCATTGCTACCTTTGATGGTGTCAATGAAAATGGAAGACCCTACAGCACCCAACCCACAGAGATGGGGCTGGCTGATTCACTGGTTTCACTACCCATTGATCTTTCGGTAGTGCCTGTCAATCAAAGACAATCAGTATATTTCAGTTTCTTTTGGCAGCAGTTTGGGCTGGGAGAGTTTCCTGATCAGGAAGATTCTATCCGCTTACAGTTCAAAAATGCACAAAATGTATGGATTACCCAGTGGTCAAAATCCGGTGGCGATACGCTGATAACGGATCAGTTTACACAGGAAATGATTCAGGTAGTTAATCCTGGATTTTTTCACAACGGTTTCCAGTTCAGGTTTCAGTCCTACAATCGTCTTTCCGGAGCTTTTGACACCTGGAACATTGATTATATCTTTTTTAACAGCCAGCGTACTGCTTCTAATACTGCCTATCTAGATAGGGCGCTTGCCAGTTTACCTACTTCACCATTTGGAGAGTATACTGCCGTACCCATGAAACAATTCCGTGAGGCTCCTGAAAGATATTTAGGCAGTAGTTCTGTAGAGTTTTACAATTTGAACGTTCAGCTCCAACCGGTACGTTTTACCGCTTTGCTCCGAGACCAAGTCAGCGGCAATATCATTCAAATCCTGAATGATGACAATGCCCTAAGCCCTATTCCTTCCGGTTTTGACAGACGTACTATCACTTCCAATCCGTTGGAGCTTGCTGCTTTGGATCTGGATCAGGATTCACTATATGTGGAGACAGAGTTTAACATAACGTCTGGGGATAACTATCTTGTGGCACAAGTAGTGGCAGGGGATACTTTATTTTATACCAATGTAGATTATCGGGTCAATGATACTGTAAGAGCCACATTTGTTTTGGACGAACAATTTGCTTATGATGATGGAGAAGCTGAGTTTGGTGTAGAAATAAATCAGAATGGAGGAAAAATAGCGTATCAGTTTGTGGCTCCCAAAAAGGATTTGCTTACTCATATTAATATTTACTTTCCCCCGCTGGCCAGAAACCAAAGTGCAACCCCTTTTCGCCTGATGGTATGGCAAAGCCTGGAGGATACTTTAGGAGAAGAAGTAGTGTTAAGGGCACAACAAGCCCAGACAAGTGCTTCGGATCAGATAAACCAATTCACATCTTTTGAACTCTCCTCGCCTGTAGTAGTAGAGGATACTTTCTACATCGGCTATGAGCAGCAGGGTGAGTCTTTTATTGCCATCGGTTTTGATAAGAACACCAACGCTTCCGACAAAACCTTTTACAATGTAACAGGTGAGTGGGCACAGGATAGCGTGCTCAGAGGAAGTCTGATGATGCGTCCTGGCTTTGACAAAAGCAGAAACGTTACTGGTAGTGATGATCCGGTAATTGTTGAAAAAGAAGAACTTCAAATATTCCCCAACCCATCCAGTGGTAGTTTTAAGGTAAGCCAGCCGTTTGTAGAACTTTACATCTATGATGTTACCGGCAAACTCCTGAAGCACTTTGTGTCCGATGGATACTCACAAGAAAGTGTGGAGACCAATCTAACAAAAGGCGTTTATCTGGTGCGAATATTCGCTCAAGGAGAATACTCAAGCCGAAAGCTTATTATTCAATAG
- a CDS encoding hydroxymethylglutaryl-CoA lyase, translating into MAEAVKITECPRDAMQGIKTFIPTEDKVKYINALLKVGFDTLDFGSFVSPKAVPQMQDTAEVLEKIDLTHASTKLLAIVGNMRGASEACVYPPIHYLGFPFSFSPTFLKRNINSSVDQSFDMVKEMLSLCNQHEKQLLVYISMAFGNPYGDAWNTELLLHWIDQLHWAGVRHITLADTTGMGKAASIDKVFQTIIPNYAEVKFGLHLHTTSQDWYDKIDAAYQRGCRRYDGVLNGLGGCPMAGPELVGNIKTSDLLSYFEEQNAHSGIDKAAFLEAEQIAQQILP; encoded by the coding sequence ATGGCAGAAGCAGTCAAAATTACAGAATGTCCCAGGGATGCGATGCAGGGCATTAAAACCTTTATCCCAACAGAAGATAAGGTAAAATACATCAACGCTTTGCTTAAGGTTGGTTTTGACACCCTGGATTTTGGTAGTTTTGTATCTCCCAAAGCAGTTCCTCAAATGCAGGATACTGCTGAAGTGCTGGAAAAAATAGACCTTACCCACGCTTCTACCAAACTGCTGGCCATTGTAGGCAATATGCGGGGAGCCAGTGAGGCCTGCGTCTACCCCCCCATTCATTATCTGGGCTTTCCTTTTTCCTTTTCCCCTACTTTTCTGAAAAGAAACATAAACAGCAGTGTTGACCAGTCTTTTGATATGGTAAAGGAAATGTTGAGCTTGTGTAACCAACACGAAAAGCAATTGCTGGTGTATATTTCTATGGCTTTTGGCAATCCATATGGAGATGCGTGGAATACTGAATTACTACTTCATTGGATTGACCAACTACATTGGGCAGGCGTACGCCATATCACCCTGGCTGATACCACCGGCATGGGCAAAGCGGCAAGCATAGACAAAGTGTTTCAAACGATCATCCCCAACTATGCAGAGGTGAAATTTGGTCTGCATTTACATACTACTTCTCAGGATTGGTATGATAAGATTGACGCTGCTTACCAAAGGGGTTGTCGTCGCTACGATGGAGTACTGAACGGTCTGGGAGGGTGCCCGATGGCGGGTCCTGAACTTGTTGGAAACATCAAAACCTCAGATTTACTTTCCTATTTTGAGGAACAAAATGCGCATAGTGGGATTGATAAAGCCGCTTTTCTGGAAGCGGAACAGATCGCACAACAAATTTTGCCCTGA
- a CDS encoding outer membrane beta-barrel protein, translated as MYKRLIVCVLLGWISYGACAQGFNTQEGWVVTHAGDTLYGLIKDLKDKREQILFKSHTNDTFKAYSPRELKSFRYTGEYYYKTKELPGQEQASKSTFVLCLIEGQLSLYRDTDFFYAEKPEGTLYKLEQISTMRESRKMLVEKRYINTLLYLTGDCSNLKAVIKDTRLHTSGLIKVITAYNYCIDSDQRVQLTTKPTKVKLQVGVKLGTYVSNISFFQEGKSVRDYDFVRRVGYIGGAIFDLSYKNKFSLRPEILIAQKGASYQGVPEGLGEREVHSSLTTLHLPLSLYYTLPTQRLRSFVLGGGAMSYTIADKSYLISPIGRREIDTGKQYFGYRAGGGLNYILEGGHKLNVEYVYEGSKTSGTYWRVKTQYVSHSITLGFVF; from the coding sequence ATGTATAAGCGATTAATTGTTTGTGTATTGCTAGGATGGATAAGCTACGGTGCCTGTGCCCAGGGATTTAACACGCAAGAAGGCTGGGTTGTCACTCATGCTGGTGATACACTGTATGGTTTGATCAAAGATTTAAAAGACAAGCGTGAGCAGATTCTGTTTAAGTCCCACACCAATGATACTTTTAAAGCTTATAGCCCACGCGAACTGAAATCATTTCGCTATACGGGAGAATATTACTATAAAACCAAAGAATTGCCCGGGCAGGAACAGGCTTCCAAGTCTACGTTTGTACTTTGTTTAATTGAAGGACAGCTGAGTTTATACCGTGATACCGATTTCTTTTATGCCGAAAAACCGGAAGGTACACTGTACAAGTTAGAACAAATTAGTACGATGCGGGAGAGCAGAAAGATGCTTGTTGAAAAACGTTACATCAATACGCTACTATATTTGACCGGCGATTGTTCAAACTTAAAAGCCGTCATCAAGGATACCCGCTTACACACATCAGGCTTAATTAAAGTGATAACAGCCTATAATTATTGCATTGATTCCGACCAGAGAGTTCAACTTACCACAAAACCTACCAAGGTTAAACTTCAGGTAGGCGTTAAATTGGGTACTTATGTAAGTAATATCAGTTTCTTTCAGGAAGGAAAGTCGGTCAGGGATTATGATTTCGTCAGACGTGTAGGGTATATAGGTGGAGCTATATTTGATCTATCCTATAAAAATAAATTCTCGTTGCGCCCAGAGATATTGATTGCTCAGAAGGGTGCTAGCTATCAGGGCGTTCCTGAAGGGCTGGGCGAAAGGGAAGTTCATTCTTCCCTGACTACCTTGCACCTGCCTTTATCATTATACTATACACTCCCTACCCAGCGACTTCGTTCTTTCGTACTTGGCGGAGGGGCAATGAGTTATACGATCGCCGATAAGTCATACTTAATTAGTCCTATTGGACGGCGCGAAATTGACACAGGAAAACAATATTTTGGATACCGTGCCGGGGGAGGGTTGAACTATATTCTTGAAGGTGGACATAAACTGAATGTGGAATACGTATACGAAGGCTCTAAGACCAGTGGTACCTACTGGCGTGTTAAAACCCAATATGTCAGCCACAGTATTACTTTAGGTTTTGTGTTTTAA
- a CDS encoding D-alanine--D-alanine ligase — protein sequence MKKNIAVTSGGTSHEYIISMKSATTIMESIDRSRFTPYQVVISKDGWFAHAHGQQYTINKDNFSFTLEGQEITFDFVYNTIHGTPGEDGKIQGYLDLLGIPYSGCDVITSSITFNKNLCKRIAASYGFTTPQSVMLNTQMSYDVKQLVEELSFPCFVKPNNGGSSFGASKVDEPGQLEAAINLAFEHDKEVLIEEYIKGTEMTCGVFLQDGKARALPITEIVSKNAFFDYKAKYEGASEEITPARISAEQTAECQGLSERIYTLLNCKGLVRIDYLMKEGVFYFIEANTTPGFSRASIIPQQIRAAGLDISQIVNQQIRL from the coding sequence ATGAAGAAGAATATTGCCGTAACTTCCGGAGGCACCTCCCATGAATACATCATTTCCATGAAAAGTGCCACAACCATCATGGAGAGTATTGATAGAAGTCGTTTTACCCCTTATCAGGTCGTCATCAGCAAGGATGGATGGTTTGCCCACGCACATGGCCAGCAGTATACAATCAACAAAGATAATTTTTCCTTCACCCTGGAAGGACAAGAAATCACTTTTGATTTCGTTTATAATACGATACACGGAACGCCGGGAGAAGATGGCAAAATTCAGGGATATTTAGACCTACTGGGAATTCCCTATTCAGGATGCGATGTAATTACAAGCTCAATCACATTCAACAAAAATTTGTGTAAGCGTATCGCAGCCAGTTATGGGTTTACCACTCCCCAATCTGTCATGTTGAATACTCAAATGAGCTATGATGTGAAGCAATTGGTTGAAGAACTGAGTTTTCCCTGTTTTGTCAAGCCTAACAACGGAGGATCAAGCTTTGGTGCTAGTAAGGTAGACGAACCCGGACAATTAGAAGCAGCCATCAATCTGGCGTTTGAGCACGACAAAGAAGTATTGATAGAAGAGTACATCAAAGGTACGGAAATGACTTGCGGAGTCTTTCTACAGGATGGAAAAGCCAGGGCATTACCTATTACCGAGATTGTATCTAAGAATGCTTTTTTTGATTACAAAGCCAAATATGAAGGAGCTTCTGAGGAAATTACACCGGCCCGCATCAGCGCGGAACAAACAGCAGAATGTCAGGGTTTGTCAGAAAGGATATATACCTTACTCAACTGTAAAGGATTAGTACGCATAGATTATTTAATGAAAGAGGGCGTATTTTATTTTATTGAAGCCAATACTACGCCTGGCTTTTCAAGAGCGAGTATCATACCTCAGCAAATAAGGGCAGCGGGTTTGGATATCAGTCAGATTGTAAATCAACAAATCAGACTTTGA